Proteins encoded in a region of the Benincasa hispida cultivar B227 chromosome 2, ASM972705v1, whole genome shotgun sequence genome:
- the LOC120070860 gene encoding TORTIFOLIA1-like protein 3: MALSASAPQSLKLRILSCLTKLSDRDTYSLAASELESIARSLDANSLPIFLSCIYSTDASDKSLVRKQCVRLFAVLSEIHGNSLSPYLSKILSNITRRFRDPDSSVRSACVNSVAALASTVTKPPFSTFLKPLTDSLFTEQDSNSQIGAALCLASAIDAAPDPDPVKLGKLLPRFEKLLKCESFKAKPALLTLIGSVIGVDGVFGNGALKNLVPCLVAFLSSEDWAARKSAAEALGKLAVVERDALAEFKAGCLKTLESRRFDKVKAVREVMSQMLEAWKQIPDLSDEASAPAYSHSSSKEIAIDGRYPPGLKNNSSARLDAPLSRKNTIPVYKSTPPDASLATAARKRSPLSGGDKKGSLSMLQKVERKKPLDWKVEVSVRRSPSVELKERDENIPDRRFNEKPKISKPETKRALFKSGSRVVPCPEEFPESTVVASNATDDLHRNHKDSEELHLIRNQLSQIEKQQSSLLDILQNFIGSSQNGMRSLETRVHGLELALDEISYDLAVSSGRMSYANTPTTTCCLLPGADFLSSRFWKRAESRHSTSKFSTPIRATPLALMRSRSGDRHGANVDAGSMNVENHRFHVQRRGGFMVNPLAVRQSESRVVSDVALP, translated from the exons ATGGCGCTCTCTGCCTCTGCGCCGCAGAGCCTGAAGCTTCGCATTCTCTCGTGCCTCACCAAGCTCTCCGACCGAGATACCTACTCTCTTGCTGCATCCGAGCTCGAGTCCATTGCTCGGAGTCTTGACGCGAATTCCTTGCCGATTTTCCTTTCCTGTATATACTCCACTGATGCTTCGGATAAATCACTGGTGAGGAAGCAATGCGTTCGTCTCTTTGCTGTTCTCTCAGAGATTCATGGAAACTCTCTCTCTCCGTATCTATCGAAGATTCTCTCCAACATCACACGCCGGTTTCGCGATCCTGATTCGTCGGTCCGATCCGCCTGTGTTAACTCTGTAGCCGCATTAGCTTCCACTGTTACCAAACCGCCGTTTTCGACATTTTTGAAGCCTTTAACTGATTCGCTTTTCACGGAGCAGGATTCTAATTCGCAGATCGGAGCGGCTTTGTGTTTGGCTTCAGCAATTGATGCTGCACCGGATCCGGATCCGGTTAAGCTCGGGAAGCTTTTGCCGAGGTTTGAGAAGCTTTTGAAATGCGAGAGTTTCAAGGCAAAGCCGGCTCTCTTGACACTGATCGGGAGTGTTATTGGAGTTGACGGAGTTTTCGGTAATGGAGCTCTGAAAAATTTGGTCCCGTGCTTGGTTGCATTTCTAAGCAGTGAGGATTGGGCGGCGAGAAAATCTGCGGCGGAGGCGCTAGGTAAGCTAGCAGTCGTGGAGAGGGATGCTCTGGCGGAGTTCAAGGCTGGTTGCTTGAAAACGCTCGAGAGTCGGCGATTCGATAAG GTTAAGGCTGTAAGAGAGGTAATGAGTCAGATGCTCGAGGCATGGAAACAGATTCCTGATCTCTCGGATGAGGCATCTGCGCCTGCTTATTCCCATTCTTCCTCGAAAG AAATCGCAATTGATGGACGTTATCCACCTGGATTAAAGAATAATTCTTCAGCTCGTCTTGATGCTCCTCTCTCGAGGAAGAACACAATCCCAGTTTACAAGTCTACACCACCGGATGCTTCACTTGCGACGGCAGCGAGAAAAAGAAGCCCTTTGAGCGGTGGTGACAAGAAAGGAAGTTTGTCGATGCTCCAAAAGGTTGAGCGTAAGAAGCCTCTGGACTGGAAAGTGGAAGTCTCTGTTAGGAGATCTCCCTCCGTAGAACTGAAGGAAAGAGATGAAAACATTCCGGATAGAAGGTTTAATGAGAAACCCAAGATTTCGAAACCAGAAACAAAACGGGCTCTCTTCAAGTCTGGATCTCGCGTAGTTCCTTGTCCCGAGGAGTTCCCTGAATCGACTGTTGTAGCAAGTAATGCAACCGATGATCTCCACAGGAACCACAAAGACTCTGAAGAATTGCATTTGATCCGTAACCAGCTTAGTCAAATTGAAAAGCAGCAATCCAGTCTTCTAGATATCCTGCAG AACTTCATTGGGAGTTCGCAAAATGGAATGCGATCGTTGGAGACGCGTGTACATGGTCTAGAACTGGCATTGGATGAGATCTCTTATGATCTAGCTGTATCAAGTGGAAGGATGTCTTATGCTAATACTCCCACGACCACATGTTGTCTGCTACCTGGAGCTGATTTTTTGAGCTCAAGGTTCTGGAAGAGAGCAGAAAGTAGACACTCAACATCAAAGTTCTCAACTCCCATTCGTGCAACTCCATTGGCTCTAATGCGCAGTAGATCAGGCGATCGCCATGGAGCTAATGTAGATGCTGGATCTATGAATGTCGAGAATCATAGGTTTCACGTCCAGCGACGGGGTGGCTTTATGGTGAATCCATTGGCTGTGAGACAAAGTGAATCAAGAGTTGTCTCAGATGTAGCACTTCCATGA